A genomic stretch from Flavobacterium nitratireducens includes:
- a CDS encoding aminotransferase class I/II-fold pyridoxal phosphate-dependent enzyme, producing MVKDLFERIQSNKGPLGKWASQAEGYYVFPKLEGELGPRMKFGGKDILNWSLNDYLGLANHPEVRKADTDAAIQFGAAYPMGARMMSGHTTYHEQLENELAAFVMKESAYLLNFGYQGMVSIIDALVTKNDIIVYDVDSHACIIDGVRLHMGKRFTYKHNDLESMEKNLQRATKMATETGGGILFITEGVFGMRGQQGKLKEIVALKEKYNFRLLVDDAHGFGTLGKTGAGAGEEQGCQDGIDVYFSTFAKSMANIGAFVAADKDVIDYLKYNLRSQMFAKALPMIQTIGSLKRLELLRQSSAIKDKLWENVNALQNGLKEKGFDIGDTNTCITPVYLQGSIPEAMVMVNDLRENYGIFLSIVVYPVIPKGIILLRMIPTASHTLADIEETLTAFEAIREKLVNGTYKAIAEKTTVDMEAQA from the coding sequence ATGGTAAAAGATTTATTCGAAAGGATTCAAAGCAATAAAGGACCTTTAGGAAAATGGGCTTCACAAGCAGAAGGATATTATGTGTTTCCTAAGTTAGAAGGTGAACTAGGACCTAGAATGAAGTTTGGTGGAAAAGATATTTTGAACTGGAGTTTGAATGACTATTTAGGTTTAGCGAATCACCCTGAGGTGCGTAAAGCCGATACGGATGCAGCAATTCAATTTGGTGCAGCTTACCCAATGGGTGCTCGTATGATGAGTGGACACACTACTTACCACGAGCAATTAGAGAATGAATTGGCTGCTTTTGTAATGAAAGAATCAGCTTATTTATTGAATTTTGGATACCAAGGAATGGTGTCTATCATTGATGCTTTGGTGACTAAGAATGATATTATTGTGTATGATGTGGATTCGCATGCTTGTATTATTGACGGTGTTCGTTTGCACATGGGTAAGCGTTTTACATACAAGCACAATGATTTAGAAAGCATGGAGAAAAACTTGCAACGTGCTACAAAAATGGCTACTGAAACAGGTGGTGGAATTTTATTCATCACTGAAGGTGTTTTTGGAATGCGTGGGCAACAAGGTAAATTGAAAGAAATTGTAGCCTTGAAAGAGAAATACAATTTCCGTCTTTTGGTTGATGATGCTCACGGTTTTGGTACTCTTGGAAAAACAGGAGCTGGAGCAGGTGAGGAGCAAGGTTGTCAGGACGGAATTGATGTTTATTTCTCGACTTTTGCAAAATCGATGGCTAACATTGGAGCTTTTGTAGCTGCTGATAAAGATGTTATTGATTATTTAAAATACAACTTACGTTCACAAATGTTTGCTAAGGCGTTGCCAATGATCCAAACTATTGGTTCTTTGAAACGTTTAGAGTTATTGCGTCAATCATCGGCAATAAAAGATAAATTGTGGGAAAACGTAAATGCATTACAAAACGGATTGAAAGAGAAAGGTTTTGATATTGGAGATACGAATACTTGTATTACTCCGGTATATCTTCAAGGAAGTATTCCAGAAGCAATGGTGATGGTAAACGACTTGAGAGAGAACTATGGTATTTTCTTGTCAATCGTAGTTTATCCTGTAATTCCTAAAGGGATTATCTTGCTAAGGATGATTCCTACGGCTTCTCATACCTTAGCTGATATCGAGGAAACATTAACTGCTTTTGAAGCAATCCGTGAGAAATTAGTAAATGGAACTTACAAAGCTATCGCTGAAAAAACTACTGTAGATATGGAAGCGCAAGCGTAA
- a CDS encoding DUF2625 family protein, whose product MYYLAPDSLEFEPLDLSYSEFLLFCFNNDLDDFYKGLRWKNWKSEVSKLNGDTVFNFFPIYGLKKARTSKKIQKRNPN is encoded by the coding sequence ATATATTATTTAGCACCAGATAGTTTAGAATTTGAACCACTTGATTTGAGTTACTCCGAATTCTTACTCTTCTGCTTCAATAATGATTTGGATGATTTTTACAAAGGCCTTAGATGGAAGAACTGGAAAAGCGAAGTTTCAAAATTAAACGGAGATACTGTTTTTAATTTTTTCCCTATTTATGGACTAAAGAAGGCAAGAACATCGAAAAAAATTCAAAAAAGAAATCCCAATTGA